A segment of the Lelliottia amnigena genome:
TGCGCCAGTAATCCTCCCCGGTTAACCACGGGAAGTTTTTAGGAAACGCGGGATCGTCCCAACGCCTGATTAACCATGCGAGATAATATACAAAACGCATGGCGCGTAAAGGTTCAATCAGAGCGATTTCATCTGAATTGAAGGGGCTAAACTCTTCATACGCTTCAATGATGGTTTCAAGCTGCATGCGTTGTTCCGCTTTATCACCATTCAGCAGCATCCAGAGATCCTGAACCGCGGGTCCCATTCTGGCATCGTCGAGATCGACAAACAAAGGCCCGTCTCGCCACAGGATATTACCGGCATGACAATCCCCATGAAGACGCAACGTTTCTGCCTGACCATCCCAGTGCATCGCAGCCGCATTAATCAGTGCATCAGTTGCTTTAAGAAAGTCATCTTTAAGAGCCTTGGGGATCAGCGTGGTGGTTTCAAAAACCTGACGGGGTTCTGTTAAATATTCCTGAATACCGATCGCAGGACGGGCACTAAAGGTTTTTTTTCGGCCAGTCTGATGAATGCGCCCCAGATAGCGGGCAACCCACTCCATTTGATCGATATTATCGGACTCAAACTGACGGCCGCCGAGACTTGGGAAAACTGCATAAAAAAAGCCTTTATGCGTCAATAACGTTTGGCTATCAAATTGAATCGGCGCGGCTACAGGAATCTCATCATTCACGAGATCCAAGGCGAACTGATGCTCTTCCTGAATTTGCTCAGCAGACCAACGTTGAGGCCGATAAAACTTAACGACAAAACGCTGGCGGTCTTCATCCTGAAATTGATAGACGCGGTTTTCATAGCTGTTAAGGGGGGTTAACCCGGAGTCTACGCGGATACCCTGCTCGAACAGGGCATCCATAATGGTATCCGGGTGTAATGTCTGGAAAGTAAAAGACTTGTCGTTCATCCGATCATCCGGAAATTATACGAATGATTCAGGATATCATTTCACAGCGATTTCGGTGGCGCCTCTTACAAGGTTTTACTCTTTAATTACACCACGGGCTCGCAGAAGTGCGGTTTTAAAGTCTTCTTCGTAATCTTTCTTTATCCCTGGAATCGCAGCATCTTTTGCAGAATCGCGCATTTTGAGGTGATAGATCAGAATGTCATCAGAAAGGTCGGTCAGTTCGCCGTCATAACCTGACTCTTTCGCCAGTTTCTGTAAAAATTGGATTAGATTCAGTTCAGGCTCTTTTTGCCAGGCTGGCTGGAGGAGTTCAATAACTTCGTTCAGACGTTTACATTTCATTGCGATGCTCCTTTCGTTTATGGGAATACGTTATCAGGGTCAATCCCACAATAAAAGAGGCGATATTTGTGAATCAATGCAAGGAAGTACTTGCTGTGGTTCTGGCAGGTGGAAGAGCGACACGAATGGGGGGAAGAGATAAGGGCTTACAAGAACTTGATGGAAAGCCTTTATGGAAACATGTGGCCGATACGCTTAGTAAGCAAGTCGATGCGATCGCTATTAGTGCTAACCGGCATATCGATATTTATCAGCAAAGTGGTTATCCCGTCTATCAAGACAGTCTTGATGATTATCCGGGGCCTTTAGCCGGTATGCTCAGCGTTATGCAGCAGTCAGAGCGAGAATGGTTTCTCTTTTGCCCCTGCGATACGCCTTTTATTCCAACTTGTCTTGCTGAGCGATTGGTCAACAATCGGAATAATGCTTCTGTCGTCTGGGTACACGATGGCGAGCGAGATCATCCTACTATTGCATTGATTAATAGAAAGTTAATTGCTGAAATGAAAGCGTACCTGACATCCGGAGAACGTCGAGTGATGATATTCATGCGTCAATCCGGCGGTCATTCAGTCGATTTTAGCGACCAAAAATCTGCTTTTATTAACGTGAATACACCTGAAGATCTGCGAAATATACAGGGGATTGTATGAAACCCGTTTTAGCCATCGCCGCGTGGAGTGGCACAGGTAAAACATCTCTTCTTAAAAAACTCATTCCTGCGCTTTACGCCCGAGGTATCCGTACTGGGGTAATTAAGCATACCCATCACAATATGGATATCGATAAACCGGGTAAAGACAGTTACGAATTGCGCCACGCTGGCGCTGCGCAAACCATGGTTGCCAGTGCGCAGCGATGGGCACTGATGACTGAGACACCAGAAAAAGACACACTCGATCTCAATTATCTTGTGAGTCGTATGGATCATTCAGCATTGGATCTGGTTTTAGTTGAGGGATTTAAGCTGGAATCGGTGGCTAAGATACTGTTGTTCAGACAGGGTACCGGGCATGGAGTCGATGAGTTAACGTTGGATCAGGATGTGATTGCCGTTGCCAGTGATGTTTCACTGAAAATACAGATGCCAGTTTTAAATCTCAATGATACGGATGAGATTGTCGATTTTATTGAGGAGTGGCTACAGACGCAGTAAACATCTGGCCAACGTATCAGACTGGCTTGTTTTCTGCGCAGCTCACCCAAAAAACACAAGCAAAAAACCCCGGACCTTGCGGACCGGGGTTCTTCTTTATTGATGCCTGGCAGTTCCCTACTCTCACATGGGGAGACCCCACACTACCATCGGCGCTACGGCGTTTCACTTCTGAGTTCGGCATGGGGTCAGGTGGGACCACCGCGCTAAAGCCGCCAGGCAAATTCTGTTATCAACATGCATCTCTGCACGTCAATTAATCTGTTATCAAGCTGAATATCGTCTCTTTCCGCCAAAACAGCTTCGGCGTTGTAAGGTTAAGCCTCACGGTTCATTAGTATCGGTTAGCTCAACGTATCGCTACGCTTACACACCCGACCTATCAACGTCGTAGTCTTCAACGTTCCTTCAGGACTCTCAAGGAGTCAGGGAGAACTCATCTCGGGGCAAGTTTCGTGCTTAGATGCTTTCAGCACTTATCTTTTCCGCATTTAGCTACCGGGCAATGCCATTGGCATGACAACCCGAACACCAGTGATGCGTCCACTCCGGTCCTCTCGTACTAGGAGCAGCCCCCCTCAATTCTCCAGCGCCCACGGCAGATAGGGACCGAACTGTCTCACGACGTTCTAAACCCAGCTCGCGTACCACTTTAAACGGCGAACAGCCGTACCCTTGGGACCTACTTCAGCCCCAGGATGTGATGAGCCGACATCGAGGTGCCAAACACCGCCGTCGATATGAACTCTTGGGCGGTATCAGCCTGTTATCCCCGGAGTACCTTTTATCCGTTGAGCGATGGCCCTTCCATTCAGAACCACCGGATCACTATGACCTGCTTTCGCACCTGCTCGAGCCGTCACTCTCGCAGTCAAGCTAGCTTATGCCATTGCACTAACCTCCTGATGTCCGACCAGGATTAGCTAACCTTCGTGCTCCTCCGTTACTCTTTAGGAGGAGACCGCCCCAGTCAAACTACCCACCAGACACTGTCCGCAACCCGGATTACGGGTCTACGTTAGAACACCAGCCATTAAAGGGTGGTATTTCAAGGTTGGCTCCACGCAGACTGGCGTCCACGCTTCAAAGCCTCCCACCTATCCTACACATCAAGGACCAGTGTTCAGTGTCAAGCTATAGTAAAGGTTCACGGGGTCTTTCCGTCTTGCCGCGGGTACACTGCATCTTCACAGCGAGTTCAATTTCACTGAGTCTCGGTGGAGACAGCCTGGCCATCATTACGCCATTCGTGCAGGTCGGAACTTACCCGACAAGGAATTTCGCTACCTTAGGACCGTTATAGTTACGGCCGCCGTTTACCGGGGCTTCGATCAAGAGCTTCGCGTTACCGCTAACCCCATCAATTAACCTTCCGGCACCGGGCAGGCGTCACACCGTATACGTCCACTTTCGTGTTTGCACAGTGCTGTGTTTTTAATAAACAGTTGCAGCCAGCTGGTATCTTCGACTGATTTCAGCTCCACGAGCAAGTCGCTTCACTTACCATCAGCGTGCCTTCTCCCGAAGTTACGGCACCATTTTGCCTAGTTCCTTCACCCGAGTTCTCTCAAGCGCCTTGGTATTCTCTACCTGACCACCTGTGTCGGTTTTGGGGTACGATTTGATGTTACCTGATGCTTAGAGGCTTTTCCTGGAAGCAGGGCATTTGTTACTTCAGCACCGTAGTGCCTCGTCATCACACCTCAGCGTTAATAAGCGTCCGGATTTACCTAAACGCTCCGCCTACATGCTTAAACCGGGACAACCGTCGCCCGGCTAACATAGCCTTCTCCGTCCCCCCTTCGCAGTAACACCGAGTACAGGAATATTAACCTGTTTCCCATCGACTACGCCTTTCGGCCTCGCCTTAGGGGTCGACTCACCCTGCCCCGATTAACGTTGGACAGGAACCCTTGGTCTTCCGGCGAGCGGGCTTTTCACCCGCTTTATCGTTACTTATGTCAGCATTCGCACTTCTGATACCTCCAGCATCCCTCACAGGACACCTTCGACGGCTTACAGAACGCTCCCCTACCCAAACAACGCATAAGCGTCGCTGCCGCAGCTTCGGTGCACAGTTTAGCCCCGTTACATCTTCCGCGCAGGCCGACTCGACCAGTGAGCTATTACGCTTTCTTTAAATGATGGCTGCTTCTAAGCCAACATCCTGGCTGTCTGTGCCTTCCCACATCGTTTCCCACTTAACTGTGACTTTGGGACCTTAGCTGGCGGTCTGGGTTGTTTCCCCTCTTCACGACGGACGTTAGCACCCGCCGTGTGTCTCCCGTGATAACATTCTTCGGTATTCGTAGTTTGCATCGGGTTGGTAAGCCGGGATGGCCCCCTAGCCGAAACAGTGCTCTACCCCCGAAGATGAGTTCACGAGGCGCTACCTAAATAGCTTTCGGGGAGAACCAGCTATCTCCCGGTTTGATTGGCCTTTCACCCCCAGCCACAAGTCATCCGCTAATTTTTCAACATTAGTCGGTTCGGTCCTCCAGTTAGTGTTACCCAACCTTCAACCTGCCCCATGGCTAGATCACCGGGTTTCGGGTCTATACCCTGCAACTTAACGCCCAGTTAAGACTCGGTTTCCCTTCGGCTCCCCCTATACGGTTAACCTTGCTACAGAATATAAGTCGCTGACCCATTATACAAAAGGTACGCAGTCACCCTGATAAATCAAGGCTCCACTGCTTGTACGTACACGGTTTCAGGTTCTGTTTCACTCCCCTCGCCGGGGTTCTTTTCGCCTTTCCCTCACGGTACTGGTTCACTATCGGTCAGTCAGGAGTATTTAGCCTTGGAGGATGGTCCCCCCATATTCAGACAGGATACCACGTGTCCCGCCCTACTCTTCGAACTCACAGTATGTGCATTTTTGTGTACGGGAGTATCACCCTGTACCCTGCGACTTTCCAGACGCTTCCACTAACACACAAACTGATTCAGGTTCTGGGCTGTTCCCCGTTCGCTCGCCGCTACTGGGGGAATCTCGGTTGATTTCTTTTCCTCAGGGTACTTAGATGTTTCAGTTCCCCTGGTTCGCTTCGTTAAGCTATGTATTCACTTAACGATAGTGCAACGGATTGCACTGGGTTTCCCCATTCGGAAATCGTCGGTTATAACGGTTCATATCACCTTACCGACGCTTATCGCAGATTAGCACGTCCTTCATCGCCTCTGACTGC
Coding sequences within it:
- the rdoA gene encoding serine/threonine protein kinase, giving the protein MNDKSFTFQTLHPDTIMDALFEQGIRVDSGLTPLNSYENRVYQFQDEDRQRFVVKFYRPQRWSAEQIQEEHQFALDLVNDEIPVAAPIQFDSQTLLTHKGFFYAVFPSLGGRQFESDNIDQMEWVARYLGRIHQTGRKKTFSARPAIGIQEYLTEPRQVFETTTLIPKALKDDFLKATDALINAAAMHWDGQAETLRLHGDCHAGNILWRDGPLFVDLDDARMGPAVQDLWMLLNGDKAEQRMQLETIIEAYEEFSPFNSDEIALIEPLRAMRFVYYLAWLIRRWDDPAFPKNFPWLTGEDYWRSQTTTFIEQVKVLNEPPLQLTPMY
- the yihD gene encoding Protein yihD, which produces MKCKRLNEVIELLQPAWQKEPELNLIQFLQKLAKESGYDGELTDLSDDILIYHLKMRDSAKDAAIPGIKKDYEEDFKTALLRARGVIKE
- the mobB gene encoding molybdopterin-guanine dinucleotide biosynthesis protein B, translated to MKPVLAIAAWSGTGKTSLLKKLIPALYARGIRTGVIKHTHHNMDIDKPGKDSYELRHAGAAQTMVASAQRWALMTETPEKDTLDLNYLVSRMDHSALDLVLVEGFKLESVAKILLFRQGTGHGVDELTLDQDVIAVASDVSLKIQMPVLNLNDTDEIVDFIEEWLQTQ
- the mobA gene encoding molybdopterin-guanine dinucleotide biosynthesis protein A, which codes for MNQCKEVLAVVLAGGRATRMGGRDKGLQELDGKPLWKHVADTLSKQVDAIAISANRHIDIYQQSGYPVYQDSLDDYPGPLAGMLSVMQQSEREWFLFCPCDTPFIPTCLAERLVNNRNNASVVWVHDGERDHPTIALINRKLIAEMKAYLTSGERRVMIFMRQSGGHSVDFSDQKSAFINVNTPEDLRNIQGIV